Part of the Pseudomonas oryzicola genome is shown below.
GCAGGCCTGGACGGCTGGAGCGCTTCAGTTCCTCGATGACCGGACGGCCTTCGAAGTACTTCAGTTCGATCGACAGGGAAGGCTTGGCCTCACCAGTTACCTGGTAGCCAGCGATGTAACCTTCGTCCTTCAGAACTTTGGCAACCGCGACCTTCAGGGTGGAGGAAGGCATGCTTACGACGGACTTTTCAGCCATCTGGGCATTACGGATGCGAGTTAGCATGTCCGCTAACGGGTCCTGCATACTCATGGGCTAGATGCTCCTGATACAAGAATTAT
Proteins encoded:
- the rpsH gene encoding 30S ribosomal protein S8 translates to MSMQDPLADMLTRIRNAQMAEKSVVSMPSSTLKVAVAKVLKDEGYIAGYQVTGEAKPSLSIELKYFEGRPVIEELKRSSRPGLRQYKSVAELPKVRGGLGVSIVSTNKGVMTDRAARAAGVGGEVLCTVF